In Rhizobium sp. WSM4643, the following are encoded in one genomic region:
- the ftsH gene encoding ATP-dependent zinc metalloprotease FtsH, translated as MEMNRKTRFNIWYWIIAFLLLAAFQSFFATTHQIARIPYSQFETDLKEGKIAEVAVSDNFIQGRYKEPQNERPFFVTTRVEPNLAEQLRQYGVIVTGQIESTFLRDLLSWLVPVALFIGVWMFMIRRMGGGLGGGLMQIGKSKAKIYVQTDTGVTFKDVAGVDEAKDELKEIVDFLKDPAGYGRLGGRMPKGVLLVGPPGTGKTLLARAVAGEAGVPFFSISGSEFVEMFVGIGAARVRDLFEQARAKAPAIIFIDELDALGRARGIGSMAGGHDEKEQTLNQLLVELDGFDPSTGLVLLAATNRPEILDPALLRAGRFDRQVLVDRPDKSGRLQILGVHLQKVKLAADVSPEKIAALTPGFTGADLANLVNEAALLATRRRAEAVTMADFNDAVERIVAGLEKRNRLLNPREREIVAYHEMGHALVAMALPGVDPVHKVSIIPRGVGALGYTVQRPLEDRFLMTREELENKMAVLLGGRAAEWIVFGHLSTGAADDLVKVADIARAIVTRYGMTDKLGHVALEKDRRSLLEADRLYYGPQERDYSDETAARVDQEIRRIVDHVFDGTVELLGQRREILDRSARLLLEKETLDERELQAFVETVEQPARGRTA; from the coding sequence ATGGAGATGAATAGGAAGACGCGGTTCAACATCTGGTACTGGATTATCGCTTTCCTGCTTCTTGCGGCATTTCAGTCCTTTTTCGCGACTACTCACCAGATTGCGCGGATTCCCTACAGCCAGTTCGAGACGGATCTCAAGGAGGGGAAGATCGCCGAGGTTGCCGTTTCCGACAATTTTATCCAAGGCCGGTATAAGGAGCCTCAGAATGAGCGCCCCTTTTTCGTCACGACACGCGTCGAGCCCAATCTGGCCGAGCAGCTCCGGCAATACGGAGTCATCGTGACAGGTCAGATCGAGAGCACATTCCTGCGCGATCTGCTGTCCTGGCTCGTCCCGGTGGCGCTCTTTATCGGAGTCTGGATGTTCATGATCAGGCGCATGGGCGGTGGGCTCGGCGGAGGCCTGATGCAGATCGGCAAATCGAAGGCGAAGATCTATGTCCAGACCGACACTGGCGTGACGTTCAAGGACGTCGCCGGCGTCGACGAGGCCAAGGACGAACTCAAGGAGATCGTTGATTTCCTGAAGGACCCGGCGGGTTACGGCCGCCTTGGCGGGCGTATGCCAAAGGGTGTGCTTTTAGTGGGTCCACCTGGAACCGGTAAGACGCTTTTGGCGCGCGCCGTCGCGGGCGAAGCCGGTGTGCCCTTTTTCTCGATCTCCGGGTCGGAGTTCGTGGAAATGTTTGTCGGTATCGGCGCAGCACGGGTCCGGGACCTGTTTGAGCAGGCGCGCGCCAAAGCACCCGCCATCATCTTTATCGATGAGCTTGATGCCCTCGGCCGCGCTCGTGGGATTGGTTCCATGGCTGGCGGGCACGACGAGAAGGAGCAGACGCTGAACCAGCTTCTAGTGGAGCTGGATGGCTTTGATCCCTCCACTGGCCTCGTCTTGCTGGCCGCGACCAACAGACCAGAGATTCTTGATCCCGCTCTGCTGCGGGCCGGTCGTTTCGATCGGCAAGTGCTGGTGGATCGGCCGGACAAGTCGGGCCGACTCCAGATTCTCGGCGTCCACCTTCAGAAAGTGAAGCTCGCGGCGGATGTCTCACCGGAAAAGATCGCCGCGCTCACACCAGGGTTCACCGGCGCCGACCTCGCCAATCTCGTCAACGAGGCAGCCCTGCTCGCCACGCGCCGTCGGGCGGAGGCGGTAACGATGGCCGATTTCAATGACGCCGTCGAACGCATCGTCGCCGGTCTCGAAAAGCGCAATCGGCTGCTCAATCCAAGGGAGCGTGAAATCGTCGCCTATCATGAGATGGGACATGCGCTGGTCGCCATGGCGCTGCCCGGCGTCGATCCGGTGCACAAAGTATCCATCATTCCCAGAGGGGTCGGCGCCCTCGGCTATACCGTCCAGCGTCCACTCGAGGATCGCTTCCTGATGACGCGGGAGGAACTGGAGAACAAGATGGCTGTGCTGCTCGGTGGCCGCGCGGCGGAATGGATCGTCTTTGGCCATCTTTCGACCGGCGCTGCTGACGATCTCGTTAAAGTTGCCGACATTGCCCGCGCGATCGTCACACGCTACGGTATGACCGACAAGCTGGGACACGTGGCTCTGGAGAAAGACCGGCGCTCCTTACTGGAGGCTGATCGGCTGTATTACGGTCCGCAGGAGCGCGACTATTCCGATGAGACTGCAGCGAGGGTCGACCAGGAGATCCGCCGGATCGTCGACCATGTCTTCGATGGAACGGTGGAGCTCCTCGGACAGCGACGAGAGATACTGGATCGGTCCGCAAGGCTTCTCCTTGAGAAGGAAACTCTCGATGAGCGTGAATTGCAGGCGTTTGTAGAGACCGTTGAACAGCCGGCACGCGGGCGCACAGCATGA